The Coffea arabica cultivar ET-39 chromosome 9c, Coffea Arabica ET-39 HiFi, whole genome shotgun sequence nucleotide sequence aagagcatgagcagcacttgaggattgtcttacaaaccctaagagaccaTCAACTATACgctaagttcagcaagtgcgaattttggctggagaaaatttcttttctgggacacgtaatttctcaagagggtatttcagttgacccggcaaaagtagaggctgtgactaattggaagagaccagaaaatcccaccgaggtccgtagctttctagggctggctggatattacaggcgtttcatcaaggacttttccaaactggccgGTCCCTTAaccgacttgacaaagaaacatggtcggttcctTTGGAATGCCCGAAGCGAGACGAGTTTTCACGaactaaagaaaagattgaccatggctccagtgctaGTCTTGCCAAACGGAGTGGACGGATTTGCTGTGTATACTGATGCCTCacgagaaggcctgggttgCGTGTTAATGCAGAACcgtaatgtgatctcttttgcctctaggaagttgaaaccccacgagcagaactatccaacccacgatctggagctaGCTGCCGTTGTTTTTGCtcttaaaaagtggagacattatctatatggggtaaccttcgaggtttactccgatcacaaaagcctgaggtacctcttctcatagaaggaattgaacatgaggcaacggcggtggatggaatttttggagcattacgactgtaccatcaactaccatccgggaaaagcAAACGTGGTGGCCGATGCCCTAAGTCGCAAAGCTCAAGTTGCAAGCttaatgattaaagagtggAATTTGCTTGAGTCGGTTTGCAagtggaaaccctgccttgggagccataaggtgatttttggcaatattaaagtgacttccactctcttggagagaattaaagaagctcaaaaggaagATTCACTAGTGCAGAAATGAGGAGAGAAAGTGGGAAAAGGAGAAACCactgatttcaattttggtcctgagagtattttaaaatatcgaAACtgaatagtggtgccgaaggatgaagcgttgaaaacggagattttagaggaagctcatcggtccaagtatactatccatccgggtagtagcaagatgtatcaggacctaaaaggaacctattggtgggacaatatgaagaaggaaatcgctctgtatgtgcaaaaatgtcttgtttgccaacaggttaaagcggagcatcaaaaaccatcgggtttattacaaccccttgagatacctgaatggaagtgggaaaacatcaccatggacttcgtttcaggtttgccgcgaacgcagcgaggacacgatgccgtttgggtgatcgtcgatcgattaaccaagtcggcccatttcttgccggtgaacatgaagcattccatggacaagttggcccaactgtacatggatgagatTGTAAAGCtgcacggtgttcctgtgagcatcgtcttcgatcgagatccacgtttcgtatctcggttttggcaaaagttccaggagactctagggacgaaactcaacttgagcacaacctatcaccctcagacggatggaaaATCGGaacgaaccattcaaactctcgaggacatgctacgaacttgcattctggattttggaggcaactggggtcaacacatgaccttagtagagtttgcatacaacaatagctaccattcgtcaattcaaatggctccatatgaagcactGTATGGACGAAAGTGCCGCTCACCAATCTATTGGGATGAAGTGGGCGAGAGGAAGGTACTGGATCCAGCAACTATTGTGACGttccgaggcagaagaaaagggaaaaaatttctggtgaatagtgttttgtggagaatccggccagaagccgtacaaattccttatatttttcttaaaaattcccttttctttgacaaataccactttatatggccctactactcaatcaccccacaataagtgccaatgaacctagaaagtagggtttcacttttggtttcaagattggagcaaaattagggtttttgcgattttcgccggatgaattttcggtacggagcaaggatcaaatttggtgattaaaaatgacttttaagtgagaaataatatgtgattagaagcaatgatacaaggttagtgaacaagaagtaaaaaccctagtacgtgtgtttttaagaaaaacggcgcgaaccagCGGGTACCGCGCACTAGCAATTGAAcgtaccacttgaccaccactttcttaccatacaagcttattgatatttgagcaaaatatcttctcaatttccagctagtttgaccgaaatttgaggctagaaatgcaagaaagaaagagaaaaaaatgaaaggtggtggtggcgacaagtgtcgccacctaagggCTTCTTGACCAAGAGAGATGGTCTTCCTTTTTAGCccaatttttgctcatttcCCTTCATTATTTCAGCAGCTTGGCcgaacaagagaggagagaaagagagagcaagaaacaacttCCTTCTACTGGATCttagccatccaagtgagaaatcaaacttccaaaccgattaaagtgctagTTGTGAGTTGGGAGGCTAGGGGAACTAGaaatttccaaaggaggtggagtatcactcttccaagctttgtctttgaggtataagatctgatcatggttcttgttcttttaaattttggtttaagatgttatctagttcatgctttggcttgattacaagatatgcaagttgttgggataattttggatgatatatgcaagttagggtttaataaatttctgcctaaacttgttgtatggttagtatatgttgtatataagattatataagggggtttggtagtgttggaagcaAGAAATACATAGATTGTCATGAAAACCCAAAAactccagatttctggaattttatgtttacattctgcccggttttagtactcatatttagaggccgaattaggcttggactaaaacatgaaagttgtagagaatggtattttataggtgtctacaaaatttcagcccaatcggagctaTGTAGACTGTGAAAAGGTCAAAATACTCTCGCTGCTCTAGGATGcattccagtgatccgttttggacaATTCATCCAGTTAATCGTATTTATTCACTATggtccgtactgatttagctattttccaaaacatgaaagttttattattctgtcttagcttttaaacgcctccaaTAATGTGAGAACCCTAACCTACCATAACTTTCTTGGcctttttgcttattttcttttccccatTTTTAGTGAAAATTTGTTAACCCTTTTGTTTAAACAATGGAAGGTTCGTTGTTATGTGCAATCACGTATGAGATATGTATGTAAGTGTATGTGTTAGAAGTACGTTTGAGCGCGacaattgaatttggaaaagaggaaaaattttgagaaaagctGAAGGGGCCGAATCCGGCCGCAAATCcgaccagttcttggccggattgttggccggattgtggtgaagttttgaaaaaaaatgtgtttcgtctcggcctcatatccggccaggaatccggccgggaatccggccagaaactggccggattctgacgtggcacagccggtcagcagctttgaccggctgtttctttccttcttatctctttggttcaccaaaatatcttcatttcctcTTCTTGTTCAGCCGTGGCTttgagagaaaaaccaagaaaagcttTGCAACTTCCAACTCCAATTTTTACTTGAATCTTGATATTTCACCGTTAGAATTTTAATTCACTCCATACAAGTGTTGGCTAAGGTGGATTAAAGGTGAtagtggagttatttttggaagtgAAGTCCTAACTCTCTACCTTTGCTTGAgtctaaggtgagttgttaagttAACAATTCTTTCTTGGTTCTATTCTTGGGTCATTAGTGATTGGTAAAGGCTAGAGGTGTTGTATTGTGTATGATTTCATGAGATTAGTGTattatggtgaagttttctaatttattatgatttttctgtttgcaTTTGATTTTGTCTAAGTGGCCATGTATAATGAATGGAAATGCTATAGAATGAGGCTAGTTGGTGTGAATGATGGTTTATTGCAAGAAATTCttgtttgaaaggaaatttggaaaacttagggcttcattatcttcaattctgcccggcactgttcaccctagttagaggccgaattggcctttgcttaaaacatgaaagttgtaggtattgatgtgtttgaggtgcctgtaaaatttcaggtcatttggagtagtgtagagtgagaaaaggcaaacttacccctgctgccctggtttcaTCCGAAATTGGGACTTGCTTCTGTAATTAGCTAATTTGGCTAGGAATACTTCTGAActagttgttgaggtcttctgatgaaatgtagctggatgtctcagctaccgtatgcctttggaatcaatgcatttggacttgtatagactgagttgtgctCATTATAGCAGAATGtaatttgtgaacctgttattGCGGTTCGGGTTTAGTATcttgcatatttgacttagttgtactaggaactggactgagtgaccttctacattgttgtagccctgtctcgtagcttcgaaatggtgggtcttataccctaatccaataatcgtagtgcctttagtGCCATTTCCGCAAAATGTTGTCAAGCACTGTTTTATCtgaaaatgtttctagcttgttTTTCGTATTTATTGTTGTATTTATataactttaagcctagtgaacggcttttggacatgagattattctatatgacatgttgggactgatttggggaaaataatgaagccattaatggctggaaaataggtaaacacaagggacatgccgttcgtttattttcttgtaaattgaataagttaaagtgatttttggaaatgtattttgtatcaaattgaaCGTATTTCCTTGGAAGTGTCTTCGGGTCTTTGAATAAGGGTTCCaaggctaagtttctatttgaactcgCATATTGTCATTTGGCAAAAAAATGTAAccgttttatcttttgaaaacatgatacctcttccgtttcaaacttcaaatgTCCCTTAAGCCTTTCCAACCTATAGAGGTATGAGTTCGGGTTTTATTGGCCATAAGTGCATTGTTTCTAAGcaaggttttaagtgtggaagttaaagtattttgtcctccttttcacatgatttttatCAAGGCATTGGTCATTTATTGGCCACTTGAATTTATATGCTTTTGAGTCATATAAGCAATTCCTAAAGAATGTTTTCTTAGCCTCTCTATTGgaattttgaattgttttgagGTAAGTGTTTCCTCTTAGAGATTTTATAACCTTCTTGGTTTGGGTTGCATTAGGGTTATTCTTGTCTACGGATCCAAGTGCCCTCTTTACACTTTGAAGgtcttttatacgtttactcgcgagtagacgggtgtagacaccaaatttttgatgttttattatttatttatttactattcgttttttatttgttctatttttatttgtcacaattagttttatttacttttagttttagttattttcgCCATTTTAgagtagaatttctcaaaggaaaaagaaaagtgttcaaaaaaaatatgttttagttgttttggatttagtttcattatttaaaaaatgaaaagaaaaaataataaaaaatttgaaaaataataaaaaaaaggggaaaaatgaaaatttgcactttagtgtttttagtttatttttcatccaatgtcaattaaattgtttttgttatttatttatttttattattatcaattttgtttaaaaaaaaaaaaagtgtgtgtcgcgcatgcaagctgcatattTTGCAGCTTGCCAGAAAGGGGCTTCGGgcagctccttagctgcaattTCAGAGGAAGTGGCtgggggttttagggttgaaaGTCTGGtataaaaagagaaagaaaaggcagCCGCAATAGAGAGTTTTGGGGGATGTAGAGAATGGCGGCTGAAAAATCAAAAGGAGGGTTTCTGGgacggcaaaaaaaaaaaactgagaggAGAGAACGGCTAAAAAACTGAGAGTGCAGGGAGAGTTTGGGGGGCTAGCAGCGATTTCCCCAAGGTGGGTCTGACAAACAGCAGCGAAGGTCGGAGATCTGCAACTACGAGGCGCCGTGGCATATATACGCCATGAACTGGAGCGTCCGCAGGAAAAAAAATACCGGTTAGCCCTCGCCAGTCTCATGGAGCGGTATCCCGACCGTCTGGAAATCTTCCAGCTCAACAACAACCGCAACAGCGAGCTCTTCGACCCCCTCACCTCCTTCGACTGGAACGAGGCCAAGCCCAAGCGCATCGGCGCCTCTAGCAACGACACCACCTGCACCATCTGGGACATCGACCGCGAGACCGTCGACACCCAGCTCATCGCCCACGACAAGGAGGTCTATGACATCGCTTGGGGCGGCGTCGGCGTCTTTGCCTCCATTTCCACTGACGGCTCCGTTTGGGTTTTCGACCTCCGCGACAAGGAGCACTCCATCATTATCTACGAGAGCTCCGAGCCTGATACGCCGCTCGTCCGCTTTGGTTGGAACGAACAGGACCCCCGGTACATGGTTACTATCGATATGGACAGCGCTAAGGTAGTCGTCCTGGACATCCGCTTCCCCACGTTTCCGGTCGTGGAGCTGCAACGGCACCAGGCCAGTGTCAACGCCATCGCTTGGACTCCCCACAGCTCGTGCCACATCTGCACTGCTAACGATGACTCCCAGGCCATCATTTGGGATCTCTCTTCCATGGGCCAGCCTATTGAGGGCGGATTGGACCCCATTCTCGCTTATACTGCCGGTGCCGAAATTGAGCAGCCACAGTGGTCCTCTTCCCAGCCTGATTGGGTTGCCATCGCCTTCTCGAATAAGCTTCAGATTCTGAGGGTATGACTCGTGTTTCATTGTCTGGATCCCAGGTAATCGCTACCGTAGCTGCAATAACCGTTTTCTTAtcccttgtttggattgcatgcatgttttttttttagaactGAGTATGATATTTTTCTGAGTTGCTTGTTCGCTTGGATCATGGTTGCTTAATCTAAAGTTGTTAGTTGCTTAATCCTAGTCGAAGCTGTGTATTTGAACCAGAAAACCTGGGTTAGCTTGTAAGCAAAGTGCAGCAGTTTCATTCTGGGTTGATTAAAGCTTAATAGGAAATAGTTGCAGAAGTTTGTTTCATATTGCTTGGCATGAACTCATGAACCTTTTCACCGCTGGTTTGCTGAACTTGTTCCACAGTTTGATCATGTTTTGTCCTTTGATGATTCTCTTCGCCTTTGTCTTCCTCAAGGCAGCCCGCAATGCTGAGCTCTTGCTTGCATGTTTAGGTGCTAAGCTCTAGTAGGTTCTTTGCTTAGATCAAagttgtgatgttgggttgaatTGATTTCTTTTCGAAGTTGTGTTTTGAGGCTAAAATCCTTGCTTGAAAAATGGAAGCCGGTAGCTagtttgttgcagaaaattCTTAGCAACTGCTGAAAGTTTTGCAGAAGTAAGAAAAGCTGTTTCAGTtttcgtagcttgcatgaatattttccagaaaaattacattccaaccccccaagtccccccttgttctactatgacccaattaattgaatgattttctcaatttgatccttggtagcttttaattttacaacttcattgcttgctttgcttcaattaactaccatgctttatcaattgcacttaagtcataaCTTTAGGGGAtttacgatcaagtgagctttgttttgcacatttctttaatttttcttaataaattggtaccttgaccatttctttcattttggaggataaataagttgatttcactccattagagcttcatttcaagggaggtataatttcttttttatcttttgtgtctcttctatgtgactcaacgtgctaagtgaattgcatgtctactttgctttcctagcttttctttatttccttttacttatgtcatttactttttattttcattaagttattcttttaatggggtatgtgtacacctcttggcttgtaatagatagggctgtggcaagcaatttggtccattttccctttccccttttgttttagttagtgaatgtaataggttcattagcttagttgcatgcctacgtgttacgtgtttaatcgctttattaggtccttgcatctagtcaagcatgctaagtgtcatgtgctacgtgtttataagtgattcgcatgtctactcgctttttatagtgtggatgaatgaaatggatgaatgtacgtcaccacactagtccaacgctagttgtggcttcttttatcgtttccactagtccaacgctagtcggaattcataggaggggctagtccaatgctagacccaataggttttttcctttttcataaagtgcatgatcaccacatatcacgcatttttccttagtttatcatttggtatgttcctcaaaccccttccccttcactttaggacttgcatctcatgctagttagggtacatttgcctgaagagtccccttccgataaggaaaacgagcgagtgtggctactcgatagccttagcacgctagttttgccttctaatcaaagggaaaatagaagtcgaaaagttaggagtcaacccccgtacccgacttgttgcattcctctagggtcatactttcatttttatcatctacatactcttttaaccacattttttcacttttctcaaaccatactttctcactacatttttcctatcacgtgctcattttcacctcacaaatggaattcccctttaccttatatatctattattctttttttttacacacttgcacacaaaaacacttgaattttgtacaatttcacacatgcacctttttatacacttgcacacttgcacttgaatcatcatttgcattaatcgacctctataaggttttctttcattggccgccacaattcatgtggttgggaccaaaaaccttacaagagacatcctagaatctagggttttgcatttcatgtagcacatccaaatgtaataaattctttggttaaaacaagaaaatctttgattaaatcacgcaactagccttggctaggtcaaaggggtgccttggattgtatccttgccttcccctttgtcaaatgtgactcctgaacctttttccttggtttacgtggattaggagtcgtttaaaaggggtttcttactaattttttttttctcatttttcttaaaaaattcattttttagctGACTTGGtgcaccttaactcattaccaagtggcgactccgattttaatttcaaaaaccctttttaagctacattttgggtcaaatcgtcgcattctcaaaaccccgtttagacccatttttcttttaaatcacaattcattttccaaccacaaaacaaaatccattttttaaaccatttatttttcttatcaaaaaatggggcgcgacaacggGTATTTGttgatttcatctaaatcatgttagatggattgtaatgtggtcTTTGTAttattttaggtttcattggtgattgagaagtgggcgttattttgcgtgtataggtgagtgttccttgtttgttatgtttcctgattatatggcttgtttgaatgattgataacatgctaaacgctttcaatgaatGCTAAACGAttttgaggcgagtgtgtactttatcgcacttagcctaaatgattgtgaaattttaatgattgagcgattgaaatgttaattgtgcatggaTGTAAGctcttttgggctgaactggccattgccccttgttaccggtcgtctcgagccagtcggactcggtcgagcgattagggacttgggtgaacgtttcggtatactcgagtattaccctgtaggttggtggagcctggccaaaagccagggacggggtgaatgaataaatgaatgagtgaatgaatgaatgaatgaatgaacgaggggttttactcatgcaaaaatgcattttcaaatgattgaaggtaggggaatgaaaggagaatgaatgaatgaacgaatgaacgaatggctccttgtgagcacgtatccttttcatgaatgtgtttaccgctttatttgtacttgtatcttgaattgttgtttaaaTGTATTGAATGCATTGATTCTTTGGTTGCctatgtgtacggaacctcactgagctttccagctcattcctttagtttttgttttccttagcaggggaggACGTGCAAGGACGAAAGCTACGTATAGACTAGCCGATCTAGTACTTTTGACCTTTTTGTTGtggttctcgccccaatgtttggtgggctggttgtatggagaacggagaacctttgtacataagttgtattgcttttgggttggatatgtatataagtttacgtttaagtttggattttttttttgtttgttatttCGATTATTTTGTGGGTTTTATTGTCTTTTcttatagtgactgactgagtcccggcgagagctgggcaggcggtccgccgataccctgggatacgccctagggagaagtggggccgttacagttggtatcagagccaggttcgcgtggtctctgcgcgtagtgagcctggactgagtgagaaataggtatgaaggattaagtgctcgctCGAGCATAAGCTTTGaactgtgaatgttataggccttaaatctttctcgtgGTATCTAAGGacaatagataggtacgtctgggaggaattccgattgtagatggtttactcttgggactggccagatCGAGagatgaattatcttatttcggattctagtacccgagtactccagagttgagacgATGTTAAGTATATGAGATTTATATTTTGAgaccatgaacaggctttgtccgactaGAATGAGTACCAGAGGTTAAGGGATATCCAGTGTGAacagtaagtgacgtgagagaccggacggggttaccttagctGAAACTGGGACGACACATCACCTCCTtgtttgattcgcccgtatattctTATTATATGACGTCCATTGATGTATTTGTATGAATATGTTCTTGACTTGATACGTACTTGTGAAATTGAACCTCTATTTACTTGATATGTGgggtgttatgtgcgtatatgttaCTTGTGTACTTGGTACATCGGTGTTGTTGTTTTAGTCCTCTTATCACCtttattcattaaattaatttttggaaaaaaaaagagaagggaaatatatatctatggacgggagacgtagtcgtggacgtggtcaaGGCTGTGGAACTAAACGGACCTCAGAACCaagagcagaaagggaaacgtctgCCGAGCAAGACCAAGGACCGAGAGAAGCaaccggagaccaaatggcgacggtaatgcaacaaatgacggatatttTGGCGAGATTAGTAgacc carries:
- the LOC113708313 gene encoding WD repeat-containing protein LWD1-like gives rise to the protein MERYPDRLEIFQLNNNRNSELFDPLTSFDWNEAKPKRIGASSNDTTCTIWDIDRETVDTQLIAHDKEVYDIAWGGVGVFASISTDGSVWVFDLRDKEHSIIIYESSEPDTPLVRFGWNEQDPRYMVTIDMDSAKVVVLDIRFPTFPVVELQRHQASVNAIAWTPHSSCHICTANDDSQAIIWDLSSMGQPIEGGLDPILAYTAGAEIEQPQWSSSQPDWVAIAFSNKLQILRV